From the genome of Amycolatopsis sp. NBC_01488, one region includes:
- a CDS encoding NAD(P)-dependent malic enzyme yields the protein MTRSRGKVEVAARVALDTPDDLAEHYTPGVADQAKRVADDPSVLARETVKGNSVAIVSDGSALLGLGDRGPAAALPVMEGKAALLKRFADVDAWPICPVSREPDDLVRTVRDLATSFGAINLEDIAAPRCFTVERRLHDELDIPVFHDDQHGTAVVVLGALHNALNLTGREPAGTSVVIAGAGAAGSAIARLLLRAGYRSEGIVVCDSEGVLHPDRDLVGEKHWLADNTNAAATTGSVQDALRDADVFVGVSAGGLLEPGDVAAMADRAIVFALANPDPEVDPDAAREHAEIVATGRSDFPNQINNVLAFPGMFRGLLDSGAPRVTGEMLLAAARALADVVGEDLDAEHIVPSVFDEALVPAMAEAVAGAAKAAG from the coding sequence ATGACACGGAGCCGAGGAAAAGTCGAAGTCGCTGCCCGCGTCGCCCTCGACACGCCCGACGACCTGGCCGAGCACTACACGCCGGGCGTCGCGGACCAGGCGAAGCGGGTCGCGGACGACCCGTCGGTGCTCGCGCGCGAGACCGTCAAGGGCAACTCCGTCGCCATCGTGTCCGACGGGTCCGCCCTGCTCGGGCTCGGTGACCGGGGCCCGGCCGCCGCGCTGCCGGTGATGGAGGGCAAGGCGGCGCTGCTCAAGCGGTTCGCCGACGTCGACGCGTGGCCGATCTGCCCGGTCAGCCGCGAACCCGACGACCTCGTCCGCACGGTCCGGGACCTGGCGACGTCGTTCGGCGCGATCAACCTCGAGGACATCGCCGCGCCGCGGTGCTTCACCGTCGAACGCCGGCTGCACGACGAGCTGGACATCCCGGTGTTCCACGACGACCAGCACGGCACGGCCGTCGTCGTGCTCGGCGCCCTGCACAACGCGCTGAACCTGACCGGCCGCGAGCCGGCGGGCACGTCGGTCGTCATCGCCGGAGCGGGCGCGGCGGGCAGCGCGATCGCCCGGCTGCTGCTGCGCGCGGGCTACCGGTCCGAAGGGATCGTCGTCTGCGACAGCGAAGGCGTGCTGCACCCGGACCGGGACCTGGTGGGGGAGAAGCACTGGCTGGCGGACAACACCAACGCGGCCGCCACCACCGGCAGCGTGCAGGACGCGCTGCGCGACGCGGACGTGTTCGTCGGCGTCAGCGCGGGCGGCCTCCTCGAGCCGGGCGACGTCGCCGCGATGGCCGACCGCGCGATCGTGTTCGCGCTGGCCAACCCGGACCCCGAGGTCGATCCGGACGCGGCGCGCGAGCACGCGGAGATCGTCGCCACCGGCCGCAGCGACTTCCCCAACCAGATCAACAACGTGCTGGCCTTCCCGGGGATGTTCCGCGGCCTGCTCGACTCGGGCGCGCCGCGGGTCACCGGGGAGATGCTGCTGGCGGCGGCACGCGCACTGGCGGACGTGGTGGGCGAAGACCTGGACGCGGAGCACATCGTGCCGAGCGTGTTCGACGAGGCGCTGGTGCCGGCGATGGCGGAAGCGGTGGCCGGTGCGGCGAAGGCGGCCGGATAG
- a CDS encoding DUF3040 domain-containing protein, producing the protein MLPERERHALREIEAELQASDPAFAAAFDGRSLREAKRWHLLLLLCDITAGVMLVVGLFARDAGLVLWGTVGGGGLVAWHIARAETNRKPTPDGTNPAADSH; encoded by the coding sequence ATGCTGCCGGAGCGAGAACGCCACGCGCTGCGCGAGATCGAGGCGGAGCTGCAGGCGAGCGACCCCGCGTTCGCCGCTGCGTTCGACGGCCGCTCCCTGCGGGAGGCCAAGCGGTGGCACCTGCTGCTCCTGCTCTGCGACATCACGGCGGGCGTCATGCTCGTCGTCGGTCTCTTCGCCCGCGACGCCGGGCTCGTGCTCTGGGGCACGGTCGGCGGCGGCGGGCTCGTGGCGTGGCACATCGCCCGCGCCGAGACGAACCGCAAGCCCACTCCCGACGGCACGAACCCGGCCGCCGACTCGCACTGA
- a CDS encoding IlvD/Edd family dehydratase, translating into MGLRSEAWFNNPADPGMTALYLERYLNWGLTREELQSGKPVIGIAQTGSDLSPCNRHHLQLADRTREGIREAGGIAIEFPVHPIQETGKRPTAALDRNLAYLGLVETLYGYPIDGVVLTTGCDKTTPACLMAAATVDLPAIVLSGGPMLNGWHDGERTGSGTIVWKARELLAAGEIDDAGFMELVASSAPSPGHCNTMGTASTMNALAEALGMSLPGCAAIPAPHRDRARMAYRTGLRIVEMVREDLKPSDILTREAFENAIVVSSAIGGSTNAPIHIGAIARHIGVDLPLEDWQRLGHAVPLLVDLQPAGKYLGEEFHRAGGVPAVVHELMRHHLIHEDARTVNGTTIGDNCRDAEAGDRDVIRTFGTALIEDAGFLVLRGNLFDAAIMKSSVISPEFRRRYLAGGVYEGNAVVFDGPEDYHARIDDPDLGVDEYSLLVMRGTGPLGYPGAAEVVNMRPPAALIKRGIRELPCLGDGRQSGTSGSPSILNASPEAAAGGGLAVLRTGDRVRIDLAAGKADVLVPDEELALRHKELAEAGGYPVPEAQTPWQEIQRSMVDQLCDGMVLRPAVAYQRIAKTKGIPRHNH; encoded by the coding sequence ATGGGACTGCGCAGCGAAGCTTGGTTCAACAACCCCGCCGACCCCGGAATGACCGCCCTCTACCTCGAGCGGTACCTGAACTGGGGCCTCACCCGCGAAGAGCTCCAGTCCGGCAAGCCCGTCATCGGCATCGCCCAGACCGGGTCCGACCTCTCCCCCTGCAACCGGCACCACCTGCAGCTCGCCGACCGGACCCGGGAAGGCATCCGCGAAGCCGGCGGGATCGCCATCGAGTTCCCCGTGCACCCCATCCAGGAGACCGGCAAGCGCCCGACCGCCGCACTGGACCGCAACCTCGCCTACCTCGGACTGGTCGAGACGCTCTACGGCTACCCGATCGACGGCGTCGTCCTCACCACCGGCTGCGACAAGACCACGCCCGCGTGCCTGATGGCCGCCGCCACCGTCGACCTCCCCGCCATCGTGCTGTCCGGCGGTCCCATGCTCAACGGCTGGCACGACGGCGAGCGCACCGGGTCCGGGACCATCGTCTGGAAGGCCCGCGAGCTGCTCGCCGCCGGGGAGATCGACGACGCCGGGTTCATGGAGCTCGTCGCGTCGTCCGCACCGTCGCCCGGGCACTGCAACACCATGGGCACCGCCTCGACGATGAACGCGCTCGCCGAAGCGCTCGGCATGAGCCTGCCCGGCTGCGCGGCCATCCCGGCGCCGCACCGCGACCGGGCGCGGATGGCCTACCGCACCGGGCTGCGGATCGTCGAGATGGTGCGCGAGGACCTCAAGCCGTCGGACATCCTGACGCGCGAAGCGTTCGAGAACGCCATCGTCGTCAGCTCGGCCATCGGCGGCTCGACGAACGCGCCGATCCACATCGGCGCGATCGCCCGGCACATCGGCGTCGACCTGCCCCTCGAAGACTGGCAGCGGCTCGGCCATGCCGTCCCCCTGCTGGTCGACCTCCAGCCGGCCGGCAAGTACCTCGGCGAGGAGTTCCACCGCGCGGGCGGCGTCCCGGCCGTGGTGCACGAGCTGATGCGCCACCACCTGATCCACGAAGACGCCCGCACGGTCAACGGCACCACGATCGGCGACAACTGCCGCGACGCGGAGGCCGGCGACCGGGACGTCATCCGCACCTTCGGCACCGCCCTCATCGAAGACGCCGGTTTCCTGGTCCTCCGGGGCAACCTGTTCGACGCGGCGATCATGAAGTCCAGCGTGATCTCGCCGGAGTTCCGCCGCCGGTACCTGGCCGGCGGCGTCTACGAGGGCAACGCGGTCGTCTTCGACGGCCCGGAGGACTACCACGCCCGCATCGACGACCCGGACCTCGGCGTCGACGAGTATTCGCTGCTCGTCATGCGCGGCACCGGCCCGCTCGGCTACCCGGGCGCGGCCGAGGTGGTGAACATGCGGCCGCCGGCGGCGCTGATCAAGCGGGGCATCCGCGAGCTGCCGTGCCTGGGTGACGGCCGTCAGTCCGGTACGTCCGGATCGCCGTCGATCCTCAACGCCTCCCCCGAAGCCGCGGCGGGCGGCGGGCTCGCGGTGCTGCGGACCGGCGACCGGGTGCGGATCGACCTCGCTGCCGGCAAGGCCGACGTCCTCGTGCCGGACGAAGAGCTCGCGCTGCGCCACAAGGAACTGGCGGAGGCGGGCGGGTACCCGGTCCCGGAGGCCCAGACGCCGTGGCAGGAGATCCAGCGGTCGATGGTCGACCAGCTCTGCGACGGCATGGTCCTGCGCCCGGCGGTGGCCTACCAGCGGATCGCGAAGACGAAGGGCATCCCCCGCCACAACCACTGA
- a CDS encoding UdgX family uracil-DNA binding protein (This protein belongs to the uracil DNA glycosylase superfamily, members of which act in excision repair of DNA. However, it belongs more specifically to UdgX branch, whose founding member was found to bind uracil in DNA (where it does not belong), without cleaving it, appears to promote DNA repair by a pathway involving RecA, rather than base excision.), with product MPDSPGAEPPDSTDLDALRSAAAGCRGCSLYRDATQTVFGEGTKKAKILVVGEQPGDQEDLAGEPFVGPAGKLLERAFDEAGFDRKTLYVTNAVKHFKFKRDERGKRRIHQKPGRTEVVACRPWLLAELRAVRPELVLLLGATAAQSVLGAKFRLTAHRGELVEAPEDVAELVPSAVATVHPSAVLRAPDRDEAYAAFVADLRAAGKTLK from the coding sequence ATGCCCGATTCCCCCGGCGCGGAGCCGCCGGACAGCACAGATCTCGACGCGCTGCGGTCGGCCGCGGCCGGGTGTCGCGGATGCTCGCTCTACCGGGACGCGACGCAGACCGTTTTCGGGGAAGGTACGAAGAAAGCGAAGATCCTGGTCGTCGGCGAGCAGCCGGGCGACCAGGAGGATCTCGCGGGCGAGCCGTTCGTCGGACCCGCCGGGAAGCTCCTGGAGCGCGCCTTCGACGAGGCCGGTTTCGACCGGAAGACGCTGTACGTCACCAACGCGGTCAAGCACTTCAAGTTCAAGCGCGACGAGCGCGGCAAGCGGCGCATCCACCAGAAGCCCGGCCGCACGGAGGTGGTCGCCTGCCGGCCGTGGCTGCTGGCGGAGCTGCGCGCGGTGCGCCCGGAACTGGTGCTGCTCCTGGGCGCGACGGCCGCGCAGTCGGTGCTGGGGGCCAAGTTCCGGCTCACCGCGCACCGCGGGGAACTCGTCGAGGCGCCCGAAGACGTGGCCGAACTGGTGCCGTCGGCGGTCGCGACGGTGCACCCGTCGGCGGTCCTGCGCGCCCCGGACCGCGACGAGGCTTACGCGGCTTTCGTCGCCGATCTGCGGGCGGCAGGCAAGACCCTCAAGTGA
- the ligD gene encoding non-homologous end-joining DNA ligase: MTDISHADKVFYPGDGLTKGDVVEYYRAVAGVLLPHLRGRPLTLRRFPDGIDGQGWFQKHPGEHFPDSIRVESVPRRGGGTDDYVVCEDAETLDYLARQGTLEFHVWLSTVDAPERPDRLVLDLDPPDGTPVAELRAVARRIRDHYERAGLTPFVQATGGRGFHVLAPLDAKSDTEVVLELSRALADAVAADDPDRLTTAQRKDKRGDRIFLDANRNGYAQTFVAPYSLRARPGAAAATPLDWRELGKAEPAGWSLAKEKQRVARKDDPWRDLDAHAASAEAALKQLT, from the coding sequence ATGACCGATATTTCCCATGCGGACAAGGTGTTCTACCCCGGCGACGGGCTGACGAAGGGCGACGTCGTCGAGTACTACCGCGCGGTCGCCGGCGTGCTGCTGCCGCACCTGCGCGGCCGCCCGCTGACGCTGCGTCGGTTCCCCGACGGCATCGACGGGCAGGGCTGGTTCCAGAAGCACCCGGGGGAGCACTTCCCGGACTCGATCCGCGTCGAGAGCGTCCCCCGGCGCGGTGGCGGCACGGACGACTACGTGGTCTGCGAAGACGCCGAAACGCTCGACTACCTGGCGCGGCAGGGCACCCTGGAGTTCCACGTCTGGCTGTCCACAGTGGACGCGCCGGAGCGGCCGGACCGGCTGGTGCTCGACCTCGACCCGCCGGACGGCACGCCGGTCGCCGAGCTGCGCGCGGTCGCGCGGCGGATCCGTGACCACTACGAGCGGGCCGGGCTGACGCCGTTCGTCCAGGCGACCGGCGGCCGCGGCTTCCACGTGCTCGCGCCGCTGGACGCGAAGTCGGACACCGAGGTCGTGCTGGAGCTGTCCCGCGCGCTGGCCGACGCCGTCGCCGCGGACGACCCGGACCGCCTGACGACGGCCCAGCGCAAGGACAAGCGCGGCGACCGGATCTTCCTGGACGCCAACCGCAACGGCTACGCGCAGACGTTCGTCGCGCCGTATTCGCTGCGCGCCCGTCCCGGCGCGGCGGCCGCGACCCCGCTGGACTGGCGGGAGCTGGGCAAGGCGGAGCCGGCCGGCTGGAGCCTGGCCAAGGAGAAGCAGCGCGTGGCGCGCAAGGACGACCCGTGGCGGGACCTCGACGCGCACGCGGCCTCGGCGGAGGCGGCGCTGAAGCAGCTCACTTGA